A genomic segment from Thermotoga neapolitana DSM 4359 encodes:
- a CDS encoding ROK family transcriptional regulator, whose amino-acid sequence MNLSPTQHRILRLLIENEKISMKEMSKELSVNLSTVSRNFRPLLKSGFALKKEEVSPGIQGGRKTTLYTVNPNKFFILGVGMEQNRLIVTVLDARGNVVEEIEKHEEFRGEEIASVLINCVKPLQKKFSNVVGVSVGMPGIIKDNRVIFSSALDIENFDLGEELSRRLNLEVLILNDANAAVVGYGLQRRNVVYFLLSVPYYLNLSVGVGAGLWLEGRLYQGGTGASGEFEMNTLPSILNDSSTLDEVNLETMSLESLSHLILRLSEVASFVIYLIDPETVVFGGDIVLFSPVFREELKGKLLNRLEKRHVPNVEILFDDRGLWTIAVGAARAFWKKILEDYEFARKIL is encoded by the coding sequence TTGAACCTATCTCCAACCCAGCACAGAATCCTCAGACTTTTGATAGAAAACGAAAAAATCTCCATGAAAGAAATGAGTAAAGAGCTCTCCGTCAATCTCTCTACCGTATCCAGAAACTTCAGACCCCTTTTGAAGTCGGGCTTTGCCCTGAAAAAAGAAGAAGTCTCTCCGGGAATTCAGGGTGGAAGAAAAACAACGCTGTACACGGTAAATCCAAACAAGTTCTTCATCCTCGGTGTGGGAATGGAACAGAACAGGCTGATCGTGACAGTGCTGGATGCCAGGGGGAACGTCGTTGAGGAGATAGAGAAGCACGAGGAATTTCGTGGTGAAGAGATCGCTTCGGTTCTGATCAACTGTGTGAAGCCTCTTCAAAAGAAATTCTCAAACGTCGTTGGTGTTTCGGTTGGAATGCCGGGAATTATAAAAGACAACAGGGTGATTTTCTCTTCAGCACTCGACATAGAAAACTTCGATCTGGGAGAGGAACTCTCCAGAAGACTGAATCTGGAAGTTCTCATTTTGAACGATGCCAATGCGGCGGTGGTTGGATATGGACTCCAGAGAAGGAATGTGGTTTATTTTCTGCTCTCCGTTCCATACTATCTGAATTTATCTGTGGGTGTGGGAGCGGGGCTGTGGTTGGAAGGAAGATTGTACCAGGGGGGCACTGGCGCCTCTGGAGAGTTTGAAATGAACACTCTTCCATCTATTCTGAACGATTCTTCAACTCTCGATGAAGTCAATCTCGAAACGATGTCTCTCGAATCGCTTTCACATCTCATCCTTCGGCTTTCAGAAGTCGCTTCTTTTGTGATATATCTGATCGATCCAGAAACAGTTGTTTTCGGGGGAGACATCGTTCTTTTTTCCCCGGTTTTTCGTGAAGAACTGAAGGGGAAACTTCTAAATCGGCTGGAGAAAAGGCACGTTCCCAACGTTGAGATTCTCTTCGATGACAGAGGGCTCTGGACAATCGCGGTCGGAGCGGCGAGGGCTTTCTGGAAGAAGATACTGGAAGACTATGAATTCGCCCGGAAAATACTGTAA
- a CDS encoding peroxiredoxin: MEGRIPLLGEEFPRVEVRTTHGKKTLPDDYRGKWFVLFSHPADFTPVCTTEFFAFQKRYNEFRKLNTELIGLSIDQVFSHIKWVEWIKEKLGVEIEFPIIADDLGELSRKLGLIHPKKGTNTVRAVFVVDPNGVIRAIIYYPPEVGRNIDEILRVIRAFQVSDEKKVAIPANWPENDIIKDAVIVPPATSVEEARKRLESKEYECYDWWFCYRKVQ; encoded by the coding sequence ATGGAAGGCAGGATTCCTTTGCTCGGTGAGGAGTTTCCCAGAGTGGAAGTGAGGACCACACACGGAAAGAAGACCCTTCCAGACGATTACAGGGGAAAGTGGTTCGTTCTCTTCAGCCATCCAGCGGATTTCACACCGGTTTGTACCACTGAGTTCTTTGCGTTCCAGAAGAGGTACAACGAGTTCAGAAAGTTGAACACGGAACTCATAGGGCTCAGTATCGATCAGGTGTTCTCACACATCAAGTGGGTCGAGTGGATAAAGGAGAAACTCGGAGTTGAGATCGAGTTCCCGATCATAGCAGACGATCTCGGAGAGCTCTCTAGAAAACTCGGTCTGATCCATCCCAAGAAGGGAACGAACACCGTGCGCGCTGTCTTCGTGGTGGACCCGAACGGAGTCATAAGGGCCATCATTTACTATCCTCCCGAGGTTGGAAGAAACATCGACGAGATCCTGAGGGTGATAAGGGCATTCCAGGTGTCTGATGAGAAAAAGGTCGCCATACCTGCCAACTGGCCAGAGAACGACATCATAAAGGACGCGGTGATAGTACCACCCGCCACCAGTGTGGAAGAGGCAAGAAAAAGACTGGAATCGAAGGAATACGAGTGTTACGATTGGTGGTTCTGCTACAGGAAAGTTCAATAA